The DNA segment TCCGGCCATATTTCAAAGTGATTGGAAGCACCAACTACCACACAAGCCTTTTCAAACCCTTCATCACTTAATTGGAATTGAGGAAGAAGAATACGACCTTGTTTATCTAAAGCACATTCATCCGCCTTTCCGGTGATACGACGAACAAAGGCTCTTGCCTTAGCATTGGTTATTGGTAAGCTGTTGAGCTTTTGCACCAAAGTTTCCCATTCTTCTTGTGCAAAGGCGGCTAAACATCCATCCAGCCATTCGGTCACATAAATCTTGAGGGTTAATTGGTCACGGTATTTAGCAGGAATCATCAAACGGTTTTTAGCATCTAAGTTATGGCGATATTCACCTGTAAACATTCTCATTTCATAACTCCTTCCCACTTCTTACCACTTTCTACCACATTTTATCAAAAAATTATCCTTTTTCAAGTGTTTTATCGTTGAAAACAGCTTCTAATAAGACACAAAAAAAGAAGAAAAGAACTTCTCTTCTTCTTTAAAAAATAAAAAGACTTTTCCAAAAGGATCAGTCTTAAGCATTTACTGCAGAACTTTCTTTACCTGTGCTACCACAGCTTGGGCATGCGTGGTGAGGAAGCTTGTAAGCGCCACAATTAGGGCACTTCACGAATGTGGCAGCGGCTAATTTGTAGTGCGTTCTTCTCTTGTTCTTGCGTGTTTTTGAATTTCTTCTTTGTTGAACAGCCATCTTATTGCACCTCCTAATCTTGTTCTTTAAATTCTTTCAACTTTGCCAAACGAGAATCCATTTCCTTAGCCTGACTTTGTTGATAGGCAGCTTCACTATAGACCTTCCAGCCATCCCCTTCGGGATACTCATCATCGGCTGCTTGTGTTACTTGTAGAGGAACTTCTAATTGAATGACATCTAAGATTGCTTTATGCAAATCCACAACACCATTTTCAACTAGGCGAACACCATCTTCTTCACTTGGAACGAAGCTATACACTTCATCGCTTTCCGTTTGAAATGGTAAGCGAAGAGGTTTGTTCGTAATGGAATCGGGAAGTACCATATCACCTTCCAAGTCTAAATGAACTAAAACTTCTGTTTCTTCTTCATTCAGATAACCATGGGCGACTAGATGAACATTCTCAAGCGCTAAAATCTCCGGCATTTGTTCCAAATCAGCTTGTGAAAACTGTAAATCTTGATCCAAATGTAAGTTGTCATTTTGCAATAACTGCGCCTTCGTCCACTTCACTTCGTTCTCCTTACCTAATAACGCCTAATTATTATACCAAAGGGAAGCCTAAAGTCAATCAAACCCACAGATACATTGCTTAAAGTTCTAGTTTCCTGCTATTCTAGCATGGTAGAAGGAGAAAATAGATGAAAACCTGTGGTATTGTTGTGGAATACAATCCCTTTCACTTTGGTCATCTTTACCAAATTCAAAAGATAAAAAAAGAGCTTCAAGTAGACGCTATCATTGTTGTGATATCTGGTAATTTTGTCCAACGAGGAGAGCCGGCCCTCTTAGATAAATGGACTAGGACCGAAGACGTTTTGAAACAAGGTGTGGATGTGGTCATTGAATTACCTTATATTTATGCTAGTCAAAGTGCTTCTCAATTCGCCAAAGCTGCGATTAAAATCCTTCAGTTAGCACAAGTGGACTATGTTTGTTTTGGTAGTGAATGTGGTAATCTGGAAAATCTAAAAGAAATTGCCCAAACTCCCGTCAATCCCGATTATTTACACGAAGCAATGCGGGATGGTAGTTCCTTTCCAAAAGCTTATTCTTTATTAACTGGAGCCATGTTACCAAATGACATTCTAGCGGTTAGTTACTTAAAAGCCTTAGAGAACTCCTCCATCCAGCCTTATTTAATTCAACGCCAAGGAGAAGCGTATCATAGCTTGAAAAATAAAGAATTAGCCTCTGCCCAAGGCATCCGTTATGCTTTAAGACATAAACAAGATGTTTCCAAAGCAACACCGCTATCCTTTCAAGGCAAACAATTTCATCATTGGAACGAGTATTACCCTTTCCTTCGCTTCCAACTTCTATCTAGCACAAGAAAAGAGTTACAATCCTTTTTCCTAGTCCAAGAAGGCATTGAGAAACATTTAATCAACTGTGCTAAGGAATGTGAAAACTTTGAAAAATTCATCAATATGGCAGTGAATTATCGTTACACCCAAGCTCGTATTCAAAGAACTTGTCTACAAATCCTAAATCATATTAAAAAAGAAGATGTTCAATCCCTAAAACCACTTCATCAATTTCGTATTCTTGGTTTCAATACGATTGGGCGAAAATGGTTAAAAGAAAATAAAAAGCTCCCCGCTATTGTGAAATTCTCTAAGCTAGATGAAAAGCTTCGTCAAATAGAATTAAGAACCACCTACAGCTATGCCCTTGTTCATCACGAACAAGAGCTCATCGAACGCGAAGTAAAAGGACCTATATTTATTGAGGTGACCTCCAATCAGTAGACTTTTGGGGGTCGATACATATTGCCCTAGGTCCTTCTTTTGTTATTTTGATTGAATTAAAACATTTGAGTAGACTTTATCCACATCATCCACTTCATTCAACATATCCATTAACTTGTGATAGGCATCAATGTCTTCCTGTTCAGTTAATGTCACATATTCACTTGGCAACCAAGTGGCTTCGCAAGTTTCAAATGTTAAATTTGGAAACTTTTCTTCAAAAACTTCATGCGCCTTGCCAAAATCAGTAAAAGAAGTTTTAACCGTCATCACGCCATCTTCAACATTCATATCTAAAACATCCACATCGCCTTCCATCATGGCATCCAACATGGCTTCTTCATCTTCAAATGGGAATACAAATAATCCCACACTTTCATAAGTATAAGAAGCACTACCGGCATTAACCATCTTAAATCCTTTACACTTGTTAAAACAGGTTTTAACATCTGTAATTGAGCGATTGGTGTTATCCGTTAAGCAATCCACAATAACCGTTGCTCCAGCAGGACCAAAGCCTTCATAGCGAGCTGCTGAATAATTGTCTGCATCGCCACCTTTTGCCTTTTCAATGGCACGCTTAATAACATCGGCAGGAACCTGATTGCTCTTAGCTTCCGCAATCTTTCGTTTTAAATTTAAGTTCATTTCAGGATCAGGAACACCAGACTTCGCCGCAATAAAGATTTCCTTTCCGAAACGCGAATATAATTTTGATTTCATGGCAGCTGTTTTTGCCATCGAAGCAGCTCGTACTTCATGTGCTCTTCCCATCGATATACCTTCTTTCTTTTCGTAAACGACGCCATTATATCAAAAAGCCTTCGTTCTGTATAGATAAATGGCTTGTGTTAGAATAGAAATATGTCTACCTATGTTATGAGTGATTTGCACGGCTGTTATGATGAATTTTTAGAAATGTTAGATAAAATTCATTTCAATCAATATGACCATCTGTACATCAACGGTGATATTTGTGATCGTGGTCCTAAATCTATTCCTTTATTACAATTTATTATGGCTCAGTCAAATATGACTGTCATTTTAGGTAATCATGATGTTTGGTTAAGAGATTATGCAGATTACTTAATTGATTTAAAAAACAATCGTCAAAAAGAACCGGCTTGTTATGAACTTCGTTTGTGGATGGAAGCCAATGGTGGTGCCTCGACCATTGATCAATTTTTATCTTTATCTAATCCCGAATGCTATGACATTAAATGTTACTTAGAAAGTTTAAATCCTTATCAAAACCTAAAAGTACAAAATCATCCATACTCCCTTGTGCACGCTGGTTTAGGAAAAGAAATAAAAGATTACCATTTAATTCCTTCACTTAAAGAAAACACATTGGTTTGGTGTGAAGAGGATTTAACTGCCAATTCTCTTTCTAATAGCACTTTAATCGTCGGTCATGTTCCAACTTTCATTTATGGGAAACAATATGAAAACCATATCATTCATACCGACCACGATGTCTTTCATATTGATGGCGGTTGTGTCTTTGGTCGTTGTCTTCTTTGTTTAAGATTAGATGATCAACAAGAATTTTCAGTACCATCCAAACAAGTTAAGCCATGATGAATGGCTTTTTATACAGTATTGATGATATTGTACCTTTTCTTTGCTTATCTATTCAAACACCTCTTCACTACAAGCTTTTCCTTCTTTTATTGCCATTACCTAAATCAATGATTCCTGAATTAGATATACACATTTGCTGAGTGGTAATAGTGTATGCAAACTTATCTATCTCTACATAATCAATCATCTTATGGGGTATTTTTTACCTTATTAAAGCTTTTCTAATAGCACCTATACCACCAAACATCATGGTTTATTATTTCCCATGCTTTGCGTGCTCAACCCTCTAAAGAGAACAACAAGAAAAGAGGCAGACTTCTTCTATGCAAAGATTCTTGCACAACTAAAGTCTTAGCCTCTTTTTTATTTTCCTAATACTTCTTCGATATGAGCTTTCACTTCTTCTGCTGTTGCCAATTGAACACATTCATCCGCTAGTTTCTTCATCTCTTCATAACTCAAAGAATTGATTACCTTACGCGCTGGCAAAATAGAAACTGCTGACATAGAGAATTCATCCAATCCTAGTCCCAATAAAATAGGAGAAGCTTGAGCATCACCAGCCATTTCACCACACATACCACACCATTTACCCTGTGAATGAGCGCCATCAATCGCCATCTTAATTAAACGGAGAACGGATGGATTGAATGGTTGATATAGATAAGAAACATTTTGACTCATACGGTCAGCTGCCATGGTGTATTGGATTAAATCATTTGTACCAATAGAGAAGAAATCCGCTTCTTTCGCTAATTGGTCTGCATTAACCGCAGCTGCCGGAATTTCAATCATAATACCAACTTGAACTTTAGCCATCTTCACGCCTTCTTTTTCTAATTCAGCACGAACTTCATCATACAATCCCTTAGCCTCACGGAATTCATTCACAGTCGCAATCATTGGAAACATAATCGCTAACTTACCATAAGCAGAAGCTTTTAATAGGGCTCGCAATTGAGTACGAAAAACATCTTTTCTCATTAAGCAGAAACGCACCGCACGAACTCCTAAGAAGGGATTCATTTCTTCTTCAAATTGGTAGTACTTTAATTTCTTATCGCCACCAATATCCAAAGTACGAATAACTACTTGACGACCTTCCATCGCTTCTAACACTTGCTTATAAGCAGAAAATTGAACCTCTTCACTAGGGAAATCTTCCTCACTCTTCATATATAAAAATTCAGTACGAAATAAACCAACACCCTCACCACCGTTATCCAAAACAGCTTGTACATCTGCCGGTGATCCGATGTTACCGACTAAATCCACTTTATGACCATCCAAGGTCATGGAATCTTTATCCTTTAAGCTCCTTAATTCCTCTTTTTCTTTTTGGAAATCCAGCCATTTTTCTTGATAAGATACAACTTGCTCAGAACTTGGATTTAAAATGATTTCTCCTGCAATCGCATCTAAAATAATTTCATCACCATTCTTAACTTGGCTTAGTAAATCACCACAACCAACAATAGCCGGAATCTCTAAAGAACGAGCCATAATAGCCGAATGAGAAGTACGACCACCCATTTCAGTCACAAAACCCTTTGCGTATTCTTTATTTAAAGAACCTGTATCCGATGGTGTTAAATCTTTCGCTACAATCACAACCGGTTCCTTTAAAGTCACAAGATTTGGAATCTCTTTACCTAAAATATTGCATAAAAGGCGGAATGAAACATCCTTAATGTCCGTTGCACGAGCTTTCATATATTCATCATCCATGCTTTCAAACATGCCAACCATCCTATCCGATACACTCTTAGCGGCACTAGCGGCACTAACCCCATCATTTTGAATAGAACTTTCAATGGAGGAGCGATATTCCGGATCATTTGCCATCATTAAATGAGCATCGAAGATTTCTAATTCTTCTGCCTTTAAGCTCTTAGAAGCTACTTCCTTAATCGCTTCAATATCTGAAATAGTCTTTGCCATGGCTTTATCTAAAATAGCCATTTCTTCATTCACTGATTTTACTTCTGCACCAATTTCCACAACCGGTTGTTCTAGCTTATAAACCTTCGCAATAGCAATACCTTGCGATGCTGCAATACCTTTCATACTTGTCCTCCTATATTCCCCTTGGAAAAGCTTTACTAATTTTATCATTCAAGAGAGTTCTAGGCAATTTAAGAATTCGACAATCGCTACTTTTTTTAAACGATAATAAGAAGATTTAGCAAAATATTCCATGTACCAATTGTTTTTCTTCTTTTCTAAATAATCATAACGAATAATCCAATTTGTTTCTGTTGAACAGGTCATCAGTGCCTTTTCGATCAAGTTCAAAAATTGTTCATCGTATGCACTTCGTTGAAATTTCTTTTTACAACATTGGTAAGCTTGACCGACGTACATCAGAATTCTTTGCTGATCTTGGTAACACTGGATACACATCTTATATTCCTTTCAACCACGTATTACCAATCTACGTGAAATTCCCTTAAAATCATAAATCCTCTATATAAACTATTGTTACACCAATTTAAATTGAATTTTACCACTAAAAAAAGGCAACTAGTGCCTTTTATTCTTGTACCTCAAGTAAACCGTAACCACCTAAATCACGTTGATAAACAATGGCTTTTTTATTCGTTTCCTCATCCGTATAGACATAGAAACTATGTCCCAATAATTCCATTTGAAGAATGGCTTCATCAAGGGACATCTTATCCGCTTGAATAATTTTTGTACGAACCGGAACTTCTTTCTCCTCTGCTTTTGCGCTTTCATCAATGAAAGCTTTCGCTAAATGTTCACGATGGCGCTTCGAAAGACGCGTTTTTTGGCGACGAATTTGATCCTCCAGCTTGTCAATCGCCAAATCAAGAGCCGCGTAGAAATCCTCTTGAACAACTTCAGCACGAACCGTGCCAATCTTGGTTGGAATGGTAATTTCCACCTTTTGTGATTTTGGATACACACGAGCCACAACACGAGCTATTGTATCATCCTCCACTAAGAGATACTTTTCTAAGCCGGTTAGCTTGTCTTCAATTTGGCTACGCATAGCCTTTGTGATTTCCACATTCTTACCAACAATTTCAAAACGCATATGATACCTCCTATAGAAAAAGGTTCTTCCCTTTTCTACCTTTATTTTAGCATTTTCATTTCGTGAGTGTCATCAACCAAGAGATACTTTTCATGAAGGTAAATGAACCTTAAACTATCTTCCCTAATCTCACACTGAAGCTTTCTCTTCTCATCGAAGTCCACTTTTTTCTTCTTTAAACCTATATTAGAATAAACAAACCCAATAACGATAAAGACGATCATCCGCCATATGAAAAATCATAATCCTTGTGACATTGGCAACATTGCCGCCCCAATAACCCCCGGCTCATCACATTCTGCCATTAAAAATGGTGTATCACCAACAAAGGTATGTGATTGTGTTTTAAAGGATTCAATCACTTCACTAAAGAACAAGTCAGCTGATTTCATAACGCCACCGCCCAACACAAAAGCTTCAGGATCCACAACACAAGAGATTGTCGCAAACAATTGTCCTAAATCACGGACGATTTCTGCTTTTAATTTCAAGGCATCTGGATTAGCTTGTTTCGCTAATTGGAATACTTGACCGGCGTGTTGAATATCTTCTTGAGGGAATAAAGCTTTTCCTTTTCGAACAATCGCTGTACCACTGTCTTCATTTTCGATTGCCCCAACATTTAAATAATTAATCTTCTCACGATTACGATCAACGATAATATTCGCAATTTCTCCACCAAAACCATGACTTCCCGAAATCACTTGTTTATGCCAAACGAAAGCACCACCAATACCCGTTGAAATTGTTACGTAGTAAATACTGGAAAAATCTTTTCCGGCACCAACCATCGCTTCCGCTAAAGCAGCCACATTCGCATCATTATCAATAAACACAGGCATCCCAAATTCTTTCTTTAATTCACCGGCTAAAGGATAGCCTTGAAAACCCGGTAAATTTGTTTCTAAATTCATCGCTCCTGTCTTGGTGTTGACAGGACCTGGAACACCAATACCGATTGCTATACAATTTTTCCAATTGGGAATTTCACGAACCAAAGATTTCAAATTAGATAACACCTTTTCAACGCCTTCATTTCCATAAGAAGCGCTTTTTATACTAGCTAATATTTCCCCTGTTTCACTGACCTTAGCCACTCGCACATTCGTTCCACCTAAATCAATTCCAATATATGTTTTCATCATTTATCTCCTAACATCATCTCTATTATACAAAGAAAAAGATGAGATTTCTCTCATCTTTATTTTGTGCTTGCTAGCGTTCCAAACGGATCCCAAGGTTTTAAGACCTTTGATGGTTTCTTTAAAGCGTTCAAGGCTTTCTTACTTAAATACTTCTTATTGACCGCTGCTACATAAACATATTGATCAAACCATGTATCCGAAGCAACGAAATAGCCTTTATGAGCAATCGTATCGCCCCAAGAATTCTCAATCTTCCAACGATTTGGTTGATTATTTACTAAATTAACACCTGTCAAAACCATGGCGTGATTCATCATGGATTCATGACTATCCAACAGTTCTGCTTTACTCATTTCTAATTTCATATCAAAGCTAGAAGCATAAGCATATTGTTGATCATCCCACGCCCCTGTTGTACGATTAGCAAACTGTAAGCAATCACAACCGAACCATGTTGGCATACCATCTTTCATTTGGGCAATAACAGCTTCTTTCAGCTCATCCATTGGTAGATTTAACATACAGATATCCTCACCATCCACTACATTTCCCAATAATTCAACCGAATATGTTTGATAGAATTTCTTGTCTGCGGTTGGTCCATTGATAATATAGATATAATCTTCTAAAGCAATACCTAAATCTTCATAAAATTTCACTGGATTTAGGTTTTCTAAGCGATGGAATTTTTTGTCTTTATCACGATATTCCCAAGTGAATGTTTTGGGTGGTAAACCGAAACAAGAAGCTAATAAACCATAAATTTCTTCTAGGGCCTCTTTATGCAACTGAGCAATTTGCGTTTCATTCTTGCCTTGAATATCCAAAACAAAACGGCGTAGACGACGATTTAATAAAATATTGGAGTTTGTATGGGATGATTGGTAAGTTTCCGGCATTGCGGACTTTACAACAATTCCATACTTACGAATCAAACTCACTAACATATTCCATTGACCACCATCACCAACAGCTTCTTTGAGTAAGAAACGCATTTTTTCAGAATCTAATCCAGCCCCGATTTCTTGAATGGCACAGGTCATAAACCAGTTGGCTTTTTCTAATTTATCGTAAAATGCTACATAATTTTGTGAGAATTCCAATTCTTCTACGTTATATTTCTTAGCTGTCGCTTCTCTTAAAACATTTAATGCCGAGAAAATCCAACAACGTCCTGATTGAAGTTGGTTCGTCACCGGCATTGTTTCTAAATCTAAGGAGAACATGTTTTGGTTATCTCGGTCTGCCATTTCATTGTGGACAACATCATTTAATGGATGCGTACTTAAAGCATGACGTAATACCGTCGCTTTCTCATTCTTACTATATTTTTTCTCTAGTCTTTCAATTTCTTTTAACTCAATTTTCATACCATTTCCTCTCCTTTTTATTTAGTATAAGTTAGTTATAGATAACTGTCTATAGATTTACCGAATGACACTATTTTGCTTCTTAA comes from the Bulleidia sp. zg-1006 genome and includes:
- the rpmF gene encoding 50S ribosomal protein L32; protein product: MAVQQRRNSKTRKNKRRTHYKLAAATFVKCPNCGAYKLPHHACPSCGSTGKESSAVNA
- the ptsP gene encoding phosphoenolpyruvate--protein phosphotransferase produces the protein MKGIAASQGIAIAKVYKLEQPVVEIGAEVKSVNEEMAILDKAMAKTISDIEAIKEVASKSLKAEELEIFDAHLMMANDPEYRSSIESSIQNDGVSAASAAKSVSDRMVGMFESMDDEYMKARATDIKDVSFRLLCNILGKEIPNLVTLKEPVVIVAKDLTPSDTGSLNKEYAKGFVTEMGGRTSHSAIMARSLEIPAIVGCGDLLSQVKNGDEIILDAIAGEIILNPSSEQVVSYQEKWLDFQKEKEELRSLKDKDSMTLDGHKVDLVGNIGSPADVQAVLDNGGEGVGLFRTEFLYMKSEEDFPSEEVQFSAYKQVLEAMEGRQVVIRTLDIGGDKKLKYYQFEEEMNPFLGVRAVRFCLMRKDVFRTQLRALLKASAYGKLAIMFPMIATVNEFREAKGLYDEVRAELEKEGVKMAKVQVGIMIEIPAAAVNADQLAKEADFFSIGTNDLIQYTMAADRMSQNVSYLYQPFNPSVLRLIKMAIDGAHSQGKWCGMCGEMAGDAQASPILLGLGLDEFSMSAVSILPARKVINSLSYEEMKKLADECVQLATAEEVKAHIEEVLGK
- a CDS encoding YebC/PmpR family DNA-binding transcriptional regulator: MGRAHEVRAASMAKTAAMKSKLYSRFGKEIFIAAKSGVPDPEMNLNLKRKIAEAKSNQVPADVIKRAIEKAKGGDADNYSAARYEGFGPAGATVIVDCLTDNTNRSITDVKTCFNKCKGFKMVNAGSASYTYESVGLFVFPFEDEEAMLDAMMEGDVDVLDMNVEDGVMTVKTSFTDFGKAHEVFEEKFPNLTFETCEATWLPSEYVTLTEQEDIDAYHKLMDMLNEVDDVDKVYSNVLIQSK
- a CDS encoding C1 family peptidase — encoded protein: MKIELKEIERLEKKYSKNEKATVLRHALSTHPLNDVVHNEMADRDNQNMFSLDLETMPVTNQLQSGRCWIFSALNVLREATAKKYNVEELEFSQNYVAFYDKLEKANWFMTCAIQEIGAGLDSEKMRFLLKEAVGDGGQWNMLVSLIRKYGIVVKSAMPETYQSSHTNSNILLNRRLRRFVLDIQGKNETQIAQLHKEALEEIYGLLASCFGLPPKTFTWEYRDKDKKFHRLENLNPVKFYEDLGIALEDYIYIINGPTADKKFYQTYSVELLGNVVDGEDICMLNLPMDELKEAVIAQMKDGMPTWFGCDCLQFANRTTGAWDDQQYAYASSFDMKLEMSKAELLDSHESMMNHAMVLTGVNLVNNQPNRWKIENSWGDTIAHKGYFVASDTWFDQYVYVAAVNKKYLSKKALNALKKPSKVLKPWDPFGTLASTK
- a CDS encoding nucleotidyltransferase family protein; its protein translation is MKTCGIVVEYNPFHFGHLYQIQKIKKELQVDAIIVVISGNFVQRGEPALLDKWTRTEDVLKQGVDVVIELPYIYASQSASQFAKAAIKILQLAQVDYVCFGSECGNLENLKEIAQTPVNPDYLHEAMRDGSSFPKAYSLLTGAMLPNDILAVSYLKALENSSIQPYLIQRQGEAYHSLKNKELASAQGIRYALRHKQDVSKATPLSFQGKQFHHWNEYYPFLRFQLLSSTRKELQSFFLVQEGIEKHLINCAKECENFEKFINMAVNYRYTQARIQRTCLQILNHIKKEDVQSLKPLHQFRILGFNTIGRKWLKENKKLPAIVKFSKLDEKLRQIELRTTYSYALVHHEQELIEREVKGPIFIEVTSNQ
- a CDS encoding DUF177 domain-containing protein, producing MKWTKAQLLQNDNLHLDQDLQFSQADLEQMPEILALENVHLVAHGYLNEEETEVLVHLDLEGDMVLPDSITNKPLRLPFQTESDEVYSFVPSEEDGVRLVENGVVDLHKAILDVIQLEVPLQVTQAADDEYPEGDGWKVYSEAAYQQSQAKEMDSRLAKLKEFKEQD
- a CDS encoding metallophosphoesterase; translation: MSTYVMSDLHGCYDEFLEMLDKIHFNQYDHLYINGDICDRGPKSIPLLQFIMAQSNMTVILGNHDVWLRDYADYLIDLKNNRQKEPACYELRLWMEANGGASTIDQFLSLSNPECYDIKCYLESLNPYQNLKVQNHPYSLVHAGLGKEIKDYHLIPSLKENTLVWCEEDLTANSLSNSTLIVGHVPTFIYGKQYENHIIHTDHDVFHIDGGCVFGRCLLCLRLDDQQEFSVPSKQVKP
- a CDS encoding ROK family protein — translated: MKTYIGIDLGGTNVRVAKVSETGEILASIKSASYGNEGVEKVLSNLKSLVREIPNWKNCIAIGIGVPGPVNTKTGAMNLETNLPGFQGYPLAGELKKEFGMPVFIDNDANVAALAEAMVGAGKDFSSIYYVTISTGIGGAFVWHKQVISGSHGFGGEIANIIVDRNREKINYLNVGAIENEDSGTAIVRKGKALFPQEDIQHAGQVFQLAKQANPDALKLKAEIVRDLGQLFATISCVVDPEAFVLGGGVMKSADLFFSEVIESFKTQSHTFVGDTPFLMAECDEPGVIGAAMLPMSQGL
- the hpf gene encoding ribosome hibernation-promoting factor, HPF/YfiA family, translated to MRFEIVGKNVEITKAMRSQIEDKLTGLEKYLLVEDDTIARVVARVYPKSQKVEITIPTKIGTVRAEVVQEDFYAALDLAIDKLEDQIRRQKTRLSKRHREHLAKAFIDESAKAEEKEVPVRTKIIQADKMSLDEAILQMELLGHSFYVYTDEETNKKAIVYQRDLGGYGLLEVQE
- the mraZ gene encoding division/cell wall cluster transcriptional repressor MraZ, which encodes MRMFTGEYRHNLDAKNRLMIPAKYRDQLTLKIYVTEWLDGCLAAFAQEEWETLVQKLNSLPITNAKARAFVRRITGKADECALDKQGRILLPQFQLSDEGFEKACVVVGASNHFEIWPEKKYDEYSKIGGDNFENFAEDLTEMLL
- a CDS encoding MG284/MPN403 family protein, with the protein product MCIQCYQDQQRILMYVGQAYQCCKKKFQRSAYDEQFLNLIEKALMTCSTETNWIIRYDYLEKKKNNWYMEYFAKSSYYRLKKVAIVEFLNCLELS